From Chloroflexia bacterium SDU3-3, the proteins below share one genomic window:
- a CDS encoding exonuclease SbcCD subunit D produces MLHLADLHIGMENYGRVDPATGLHSRLRDYLDRLDEAIAFGLESDVDLVLIAGDVYKNRTPNPTHQREFARRINQLRSAGLPVYILVGNHDISPAAGRAHAIEIFDTLALEGVTIADRARVDVIETKSGPVQIMAMPWVTRHNLLTKEELTRASMVDVEMLLLSRVEQFLRTKAEELDPRIPAVLTLHGTIDGATVGIERQIMLGRDMMLPKSFVSLPNIDYVALGHVHKHQLLVNQPPVVYSGSIERIDFGEEHEDKGCVLVELEKGRTTWAFHKLAARPFVTISVDVRASSAPQQRVADAIAKRSVDGAVVRVLVQATAEQANLLRASEIHQQLEAAGASVVATIKVEVERASRSRLGAGAQELLDGLTPRRALELYLRSKNTDEARIAELLAAADDLFAEQGIAG; encoded by the coding sequence ATGCTGCACCTTGCCGACCTTCATATCGGCATGGAGAACTATGGGCGGGTTGACCCCGCCACCGGCCTGCACTCGCGGCTGCGCGACTACCTCGACCGGCTGGATGAGGCCATCGCGTTCGGGCTGGAGAGCGATGTGGACTTGGTGCTGATCGCCGGGGACGTGTACAAGAACCGCACGCCCAACCCCACGCACCAGCGCGAGTTCGCCCGCCGCATCAACCAGCTGCGCAGCGCGGGGCTGCCGGTCTACATCCTGGTGGGCAACCACGACATCTCGCCCGCCGCTGGGCGCGCCCACGCGATCGAGATCTTCGACACGCTGGCGCTGGAGGGCGTGACCATCGCCGACCGCGCCAGGGTGGATGTGATCGAGACCAAGTCGGGGCCGGTGCAGATCATGGCTATGCCGTGGGTGACGCGACATAACCTGCTGACTAAGGAGGAGCTGACCCGCGCATCCATGGTGGATGTGGAGATGCTGCTGCTCTCGCGGGTCGAGCAGTTTCTGCGCACCAAGGCCGAGGAGCTTGACCCGCGCATCCCGGCGGTGCTGACGCTGCACGGCACCATCGACGGCGCGACCGTAGGCATCGAGCGCCAGATCATGCTGGGGCGCGACATGATGCTGCCCAAGAGCTTCGTGTCGCTGCCCAACATCGACTATGTGGCGCTGGGCCACGTGCACAAGCACCAGCTGCTGGTCAACCAGCCGCCGGTGGTCTACAGCGGCAGCATCGAGCGGATCGACTTTGGCGAGGAGCACGAGGACAAGGGCTGCGTGCTGGTGGAGCTGGAGAAGGGCCGCACCACCTGGGCCTTCCACAAGCTGGCCGCGCGGCCCTTCGTCACCATCAGCGTGGATGTGCGGGCCTCATCCGCCCCGCAGCAGCGCGTGGCCGACGCCATCGCCAAGCGCAGCGTGGATGGGGCCGTGGTGCGGGTGCTGGTGCAGGCCACGGCAGAGCAGGCCAACCTGCTGCGCGCATCCGAGATCCACCAGCAGCTGGAGGCGGCGGGCGCGTCGGTGGTGGCCACGATCAAGGTTGAGGTCGAGCGGGCCAGCCGCAGCCGCCTAGGAGCGGGCGCGCAGGAGCTGCTGGATGGCCTGACGCCGCGCCGCGCGCTTGAGCTGTACCTGCGCTCGAAGAACACCGACGAGGCCCGGATCGCCGAGCTGCTGGCCGCCGCCGACGACCTGTTCGCCGAGCAGGGCATCGCCGGGTAG